From Streptomyces durmitorensis, a single genomic window includes:
- a CDS encoding cold-shock protein — MAQGTVKWFNAEKGYGFIAVDGGADVFVHYSAIQMDGYRTLEEGQRVEFEISQGQKGPQADMVKLAV, encoded by the coding sequence ATGGCTCAGGGCACCGTCAAGTGGTTCAACGCGGAGAAGGGGTACGGCTTCATCGCGGTCGACGGTGGTGCGGATGTTTTCGTCCACTACAGCGCGATTCAGATGGACGGCTACCGCACCCTTGAAGAAGGTCAGCGAGTTGAGTTCGAGATCTCGCAGGGCCAGAAGGGTCCGCAGGCGGACA
- a CDS encoding MoaD/ThiS family protein: protein MSVKVRIPTILRTYTGGQSEVAAEGATLSEVIADLEAKHAGIAARVLDDQGKLRRFVNVYVNDDDVRFEQGLQTATPDGAGVSIIPAVAGG from the coding sequence ATGAGCGTCAAGGTTCGCATCCCCACCATTCTTCGCACCTACACCGGCGGTCAGTCCGAGGTCGCCGCAGAGGGGGCGACCCTCTCCGAGGTCATCGCCGACCTGGAGGCCAAGCACGCCGGTATCGCGGCCCGTGTCCTGGACGACCAGGGCAAGCTGCGGCGCTTCGTGAACGTGTACGTGAACGACGACGACGTCCGTTTCGAGCAGGGCCTTCAGACCGCGACGCCGGACGGCGCGGGGGTCTCGATCATTCCCGCCGTCGCCGGTGGTTGA